The following proteins are co-located in the Microcystis wesenbergii NRERC-220 genome:
- a CDS encoding Ycf66 family protein, translating to MLPYILAVVVGLSSLYLLTTAFIAPDRHRQDDFLWSAVGLFYALVLWLCAGRITGAILLGQAAAAILFIAFAWQTLKLRQALFYPDKPVKLFTIVGWLGNRLGKVTSSQSPKTKAKAEKVAAKVKETVKETVAPVAETAAAIGETTTESVTEIGEKAQETVAPVAEKAAAIGETITESVTEIGEKAAEIIDDGETFDDFDDFDDFDLATEEINSSENAPEIPPTEPVATVDVETIAVSETVIIEVTEEDLPPEETIEKDTPPETRSPSAENPPPSD from the coding sequence ATGTTGCCCTATATCCTAGCGGTCGTTGTGGGATTGAGTAGTCTGTACCTCCTCACCACCGCTTTTATCGCCCCCGATCGCCACCGTCAAGATGATTTTCTCTGGAGTGCGGTAGGATTATTCTATGCTCTTGTCCTCTGGTTGTGCGCGGGAAGGATTACAGGCGCTATCCTCCTCGGACAAGCTGCCGCAGCCATTTTATTTATTGCTTTCGCTTGGCAAACTCTCAAACTCAGACAAGCACTTTTTTATCCCGACAAACCGGTTAAATTATTTACTATTGTCGGTTGGTTAGGCAATCGTCTGGGGAAAGTTACTTCCTCTCAATCCCCCAAAACTAAAGCTAAAGCTGAGAAAGTAGCAGCAAAAGTCAAAGAAACGGTTAAAGAAACGGTTGCCCCCGTTGCCGAAACAGCGGCAGCTATCGGGGAAACTACTACAGAATCGGTCACAGAAATTGGGGAAAAAGCTCAAGAAACGGTTGCCCCCGTTGCCGAAAAAGCGGCAGCTATCGGGGAAACTATTACAGAATCAGTGACAGAAATTGGGGAAAAAGCCGCAGAAATTATTGATGATGGGGAAACTTTCGATGATTTCGATGATTTCGATGATTTTGATTTGGCAACGGAAGAGATCAACTCTTCCGAAAATGCCCCAGAAATTCCCCCGACTGAACCTGTCGCAACTGTTGACGTCGAAACTATTGCTGTTAGCGAAACGGTGATTATTGAAGTTACCGAGGAAGATTTGCCCCCAGAAGAAACTATCGAAAAAGATACTCCCCCAGAAACTCGCTCGCCAAGCGCAGAAAATCCCCCCCCATCGGATTAA